TGGTGAACGCTGGATGGGAACGTGTGCCCCAAAACCATGGCCTTGATGAATCAATGACAGGCCCCTCACGCCAAAATTTATCCGGCACATTGCCGTCGATGCTGTCAGGATTGAGCGGCTGCCCGAGACACACAGGCCGGTAGCGCGACCAGGGATTGATCCTGCCGTGCTGATTGGAGCATAGATGAGTAAGCGAGCATCCGGAGGATGCCCCTATGCCGAACGCTCTGTACAATTCCGGCAAACTTATGGGGGACTTTATGAGTCCGTTTTCATATGGCATGGCTGTATCTTTTAATAATATGTCGGATCCATGTATGATGTGTTCTCAAGACGGTGCACACGTTTTTTCAGGCTGCTTAACTCTGCCCTGAGGTCCTCCACCTCATGGGCCACCTCAAGCACTCCCGCACCTATGAGGTTTATATAGTCGGGATGGATATAGTTTAGCGCACCGTGACCGTCGTCACGCAGATGCCTCATGCGCCCTGCGAGCGGACCGTGCACCCTCTGGTATATCAGCCCTATGCGCCCAACCTTGTCCTTCTCGCTCGCATCTGGGTTATAATCGAACGAGAAGAAGCCTCCGAGCTCACGGAGCCTGACCACAGCATCCCTGACAGGACATATGTTATGCTTGAGGCGTTCATCGGATGTGGAGAGACCTATGACATCCGCCTTAGACACGATGCTCGACGCAGCCGTGACAGCACCGGCACTCGTTACAAGGAACTTGTCTCCGTTGCCCCCCACCTGGATCTGACCGTCGGTACGTATGACGGCGGTCGACATATAGAGACTCTTGTTATTGTGATTGCGTATCCAAGTCGAATCCGACATGAACCATCCGCCTCCGTAGGTCTCCGAGTACCATCCGCAGTTGCCAACGGTGCGGAGCCAGTTATTGACATATATGGTCCCTGCCGGTGATGCCGCTGTATTGATGTTGCCTACGCCGGTCATGTTCCCTGACACATTGCCAGTGCCATCGAAACCCTGCCCCCATATGGAGCGTGACGAGGCAAGCCTTGTGGCTGACACCGCATTGGCATCAAGCCCCGGAGCATTATTGATAAGTGTGGGAGAGCTCACCTGACTCTCCTGTACTATGCACGGCACACTATAATCGGATATCTCACCATGGATCACAACCTCCTGTGAGGATACAGCCTCCATGCGTAACGCCAAATAAGCGGTCCCATTGTATATCACGCGATAGATCCCTGACACATTCACAGAGGAACCCAATTTAAAGTAACTTGACACATTACTGTTGTACTGCCCGCCGAGTGCTATGTATACAGCCGTCTTTCCATTCCAGCTATTCGAACTCCCACGGTTGATCGCAACCATTCCATGGAAACTGCTCCCCCCGATGACAGATCCGTTATATGCATGGGTCAGTATTATGTAGCACACTTTGCTGTCCGAGCTAAATCCGAGATATTTCCTGGATGAGAAACCGTTCTTATGCACACCGTCAAGCATGTCCGCATCCAGTCCCGACCCGCTTCCGTCATTATCGGAATGCCACACCTTTCCGGTGCCTCCGAACCATGCGCCTTGGGCGTTCACGGACAGCACCGACCCCTGCCACTGGAGCCATGCCTTTGCCGAATCGGAACCCACCTGACCTGTCCTGCCACCCAGGAACAGAGTCCCGGTCATGGTGTCACCCGAAGCGTTCACATAGCGCGAGTCCAGAGATGACAGAGACTGGGTGACGATATCACCGAACCGCCCGCGGTCACAGTACTGGAGATTGGAGGACGATGCATTGTAACGACCGTTCCAGAAGGCAAGGACACTCATGGTGGGCACCAGTGCGTCAGCCGATACCTGGTCAGTCCAGTCGCTCGGACCGACTGAGGTGCGGGTCTTCAGTGACCTCACGGAACCGTCCGCCATCAGCAGCTGCAATGCGGTCCCCCCGGACTTTATGAACGACATGGCCCTCACGCTGTCAGTGACCCCCACCTTGCCGGCGACCTTGACTGCACATGCCACAGACGGCCATGGGTCAGAATATGCGACACCGTGCGCCGCGAACCTGTGCTCACCGCTGAACGTCTTGATGCCTGTGATGGTCTGCGGAGTGCCCAATGTCACATAGCCGGCAAGGCTCTGATGCTCCGTCAGATAGTCACCCTTAGGCTGATATAGCCTCTGAGCATCAGACTTCTTGAGGTAGTCCGAGAGCACGCTCTCATCGAAAGAGCCTCCGCCCTCTTCAAGAATTGCTACACGTGCTGCCAGCGACGACACACCGGAAGCCACATCGTTAACCCTTGTGTGCAGGTCGTATCCCAGCATGGCCGACAGCACATACCCGGACTTGGACGCCGAGTAGTCCGCCCACGCATCAAGACGGTCGTAGGATGTCCCGCCGCCTCCGCTCCCTCCGCTGCCGTCAGGACCCAATGCAACTATGTCCCCATCGGAGAACAGACCGAGCTTAGCCTTGAGTGCCACTGCCCGACCGGACTGCGTGTAATCAAGCTCATTGCCGGAGCTGTCGACCGGGACTATAAGAGATCGCAGCCCCGCAAGCAGCGGGCTGTCAGGGGAAAGGTCATATGCGCTGTCGGCGTATCCGGCATTGATCCTCCTTATGACCGTGCTCTCATTCCATTCCCCCTCTGTCTCACCGGGAACCGTCACCTGTCTCGATATGAGGCCGTAACCCTCACTGTCAGTGGAGAAGGCATCGAGGTCCGCCTTATTGGCATGGGTATGCGAGTCTGCGGAGGCAACGCCTGATGACTGCGCAGTGCGCACCGGGCCGGCAATCCCTCTGAGCCGCCCACTGCGCGGGCGGGCATCCCTCTTGACTGTGTTTGATGTGTATCTCTTCGCCATGTTCCGGTCATTCGGTCTGTGCCCGGTACTCATCCGGGCGGAATTCAACATATGTGGCATCTGTCGTGCCCGCTATGGCATCCTGGACCTCGCCCGCCACCATAAAGAGACGGTCACCCTGGTTATCCTCGGTGAGGGGTGCAGGGATGCCCGGGTCCAGCACGCATTCCCCCGACAGTGTTGTCTTGCGGTCAGCGAACTGGCTGTGGAGCGTCCCGATGAGCAGCCTCTCGGGACAATCGGTGAAGCCCCCTCTCATGAGCTCACGCACCTGGCTCCCGTCAGACACCCGGGTGTAGACCCCGCGGGCGAGCGGCGCGGGACCGTCCACTGATCCGCACACCGTCTCAAGGCTGATCTCATCGCGTGCCGAGCGGTGGAGGTAGCCAACGTGCTCTATGTCATCCAACGTCGCAGCAGGGTACCCGAGCCTGTCCTCGACTATCTCAAGCGACGGCCCCTTGTAAAGGACCCATCTCAGCAGGCTGAGGCACCCCCTCGCCACGGCATCCTTGTATTGGATGGGGGGCACGAGCTCACCCCAAAGTTGGGCGGAGTACATATTGATGCCGGCATACACCGTGATCTCGGCATAGCCACCCTCCGCAGGGTAAGGCACATACTCCCCGTCATCAAGCCGGGTGAAGCTCTCATATATGTGCGGCTCGGTGTGGAGCCCGACATACGGCGTCCCTTTCTTGAAATGCCCCAGGTCGCACCGCCCTATGCAGTGGCGGTTGGTCTTCCATCCGAAGATGCCCGGCTTGTGCAGCGGGTCGTTGGTGTCATAGTAGGCGAGCCATGCTGACCCATAGCCGCCTGCTCCGGGCTTCCATTCACCCTTGGCATAGCTGAGGCTACCTATCGCGGCGTTCTCATACACCCCGCTGTTGTCATAATGGCCTAACGCCATCCCGGAGCTGTCATAGAGTGTGAGGCTGAACGGGAGGAACACCCATCTGACATACTCATTCACCGTGTCGTAGTTGGCCCCGGAATTGTAGTCCCCTTTCTCCTGGTAGGGGTTGTACCTGGGGTCTATCTGCACCTCAAGGCCCACACGGAGGTAGAAACGCCCCGCCTCTGTGGCCGGCAGACGGGGTATGTGCACGCGCCTCGAGCGCATGAGCACCGTGCCGTCAGGCTCGGAGGGGGTGTTGAACACGGTGTCGCCGTGGGTGGGCATCTCGAAAAGGTTGTCCTGTATGGTCCAGGCGATCCCTGCGCTCTCAGTGACGCTCCCGTTCACGGGCACGATACTGAACAGCCTTGCGGAGGGGCTGACATAAGTCAGGGCATCGGGGAGCCTTTGGCCGAGGACACCCACCGGGTACACGAACGAGAACCACGTGAGATGCGGGTCCCATTCCCCCTGGTGCTGGTGCCTGTCCGACACATCGGGCCAGTAGGAATAGTACGCATAGTCCGGGCCTGTGCCGTTGGTGCCTGTCAGGTCATCGGCATCAGGAACGGTATAGGGATAGGTCACCTCAGGCAGCATCGGCCCGTCATCGGCATACGGGGAGAATGTCACCTTCACACTGTTGGCCACCTTGTCGGTCCCCATGGTGCTGCTGTCCCCGCTCCACTCTATCCGGCGTGGTGCGGAGCCGTACAGGGCATTCAGGTCGTACACCCATACCCTCCCGGCCTTCTGAACGATCCGCATGGCGAGCGGCTGGAGGATCCCCTCGAGCACCTCCTTGAGCGACATCGGCTCCCCGTCCTCGTCATAGAAGTTGTCAGAGCGGACACTGAGGCTCTCAAGCGAGGCCTTGGTCCCGTCGGTGAAGCATGTGGACGTGAGGAAGTCCGAGTCTATGCCCGATGTGCTGATGCCGCTGCGCTCCACACAGTGATCCACAAGCTCACGCAGGGTGCGCACTTCCGACAGCCCGTAGCTGAGGCGGTCAAGGACACCGAAGTCAGAGAACGTCAGCGACACCGTGTAGTCAGAGGCGCGCTCGTAAGGCTCCTCGTAGAACTCCGGGTCAAGCGTCCCGCTCCAGTACAGCGAGCCATCGCGGTAAACGTCCATGCGGATGCTCCCCGGCTCTATGGTGTACATGTCCTGGTACGTGCGGTCACCGGGGCTGATGACGCGCAGCGTCGCCGAGCTCCCGCATATGACCTCCTCCTTGCTACGCACCTCCCAGTCGATAAGCAACGGATCATCGGCATCAAGCTCCAGCCTTCCCACAGGCTGGAAAGGAGCGTCAGACATCTGCCATATCTCAACCCTCCATTCCGTGTCATTGCGGTCCGGCATTGTCCTCTCGTATCGTTTGTGCATCTCCATTGTTCTCAGTTTTATCTGCGTGACGACAACCGGTCTATCTTGTTAATCATTGCTCTCAGCTTGAACCCGTCTATGACCCATTCCACACGCTGGCTGACACTGCCCCCGGATTCCTCAGGACCGATCAGCTTTTTCAGGGTGTTCAGGGGTGCCACAACCTCAGGGTTGGTGGATGCACCGGCATATTCACCGAAAAGACCGAGGGTAGGGCCGTAGGCTATGCCTCCGTTTGCGAACTTGGGGATCTGGGCGAACGCTACTGTCACTGCAGCCACGTTCGCAGCGATCGCCGCTATGCTTGCCGGGAATGGGATGCCTGCAGCACCCTTGATGGCCTCGCTGAATGAGTATGCCTGATTTACGGCAAAGAGCTTCATAAGCTCAGGGACAGCGGTAGCCACGGTGTTCATGAGGTTCGCGCCATAGTCCAGCCAGCTTGCGGCACTGTCGCCGACGACACCTTTCAGAGCCCCCATGGTGCGTCCTATGCGTGCCATTGTCTGCCCATAGATCTCAGCCTGCTTGCTTGCATCCCTCATGGCCTCAGCCTGGCGGAGGTAATCTTTCCATGATTCCAAGGCATTTTTCGCGGCAGCCCCGGTCCCGGTGCTCAACGGGTTCTCTGTGTCATCGAGCAGTGCCTGCAGCTCCCTGATCTTCTCCTTGATGCCGTCGATCCCTATCGCCTTGAGCTCTACCCTCAGCTGTCCTTCTGACAGGCCGTCAAGCCTGTCCACTTCCGGGATACCGGAGATCGCTTCCTTGGCCTTGCGTTTGCGCTCGATGGCATCGCACTGGCGGGCCAGTTCAATGATCTCATCATCGGATGCCCGCTTCATGCGTTCCCGGTAATAGGACTCGGCATCCGAGAGTTCCCTGATGGTGTTCAGCCTGGATATGTCGGCAGGGGCGTCAAGATCGTTCAGAGAGTCATCCCATCCCTGCTTGAGTTTCCTGAGTTCATTGAGCTGTGCCTGCACCTGTGCCCGGGTCTCAACATTGCAGCTCTTCAGCTTGCCCTCATAGAACGAGATCTCCTCCTCAAGCTGCCGGTATGATCTGATCTGATCAGTTGCGACAGGGATATGGGCATTCTCCTCCATCGCAAGTCTGAGGTCCTCGAGCCTCGCTATCTCGGAATCGATGCCTCCCAGCTGCTCGGCTGTGGCTGCAGACCGCAATGACCGCTGATACTGCAATGCCCTCTCGATGTCTGAAAGTGTGTTCAACTCCTCAGGTTGGCTATATGCCTCCTGTAGAAGCCTTATGGATTCCTGCTTTCTTTGGAGCTCGGCTATCACTGCCGACAGCCTGGCTATCTCCCCGGTCTCGGAAGAGGCTGTCTTGTCAAGGGCTGCCTGATAGTAGGCGATGTTGTTGCCGAGTTCCTTGTAGGATGACGCATTTGAGATCAGTCGTTTGCCGTCGAACTCGTTCGCCCCGGATTTGTCAGACAGCCCGAACCGGCTGCCGAGAGCCTTGTAGCGGGCTTCCATCTGCCTGAGTTTCTTCCCTTCAGCGTCGGCATTACCGGCATTGGTGCCGGCGAGCTGCGCCACTTTTGCTTTCTGAGCCTCGATAGCTGCCCCGAGCTGCTCGTAGCTCATCTTCTGCCATGACACGCTTTCCCTGACTTTCAAGCCTGATGCCGCGAGACGCTCGTTTGCCGTCGCAAGAGACCCTGTGGCATCCGATTGCCTGTCAATGGATGATGCAGCCTTGTCAGCGGAGCTGCTGTCGGTGATCCCGAAGAAATCCCTCACCCATTCCCATGCCGTTCGGATGACCTTTGAAGCCCGTTCGAACGCTTTTACAAGAAAGGCCCATACCGCTGTCGAGAGCTCCTTGACTGAGGACCACAGCTCGTCACATATCTGCCTGAAACCCTCACAGTTGTTGTATGCGTACATCACCGCAGCCACCAGTGCTCCTATGGCAATGACCACAAGTCCGACCGGGTTAAGCGACAGCACGGCATTTAGCGCGGCCTGGGCCCCCGACCAGATGCCGGCTGCAATGGCTGCAGCTTTTTGGGCAACCGCAGTGGCGTTTATGGCTGCCGTATGCATAAGGACCGATGCACGCAGGCTCTTGAGCATGTTCCACACCTGGTTCATGCTCAGCAATGAGGTGCCGAGATTGGCAAGAAGCTCAATCATAGGAGCCTTGGAGGAGATCAGCGCGCCTATCCAGTCAAGGCATGCATTGGTCTGGTTCGACAGGATCACCGACAGCGAATCGCCTGTGGAGGCCATCTGTCCGAATGCCTGCTCTATCGCACCGGCACTCTCGCTCATGGCTCCGATGTTCTCGGAGAACCGGTCCTTCTGCTCACCTGTCAACGACCCGAGCAGGCGCAGTGCCTCCGCGCTGCCGAACAGCTGCCCGTAAATGGTCTCGCTCAATTGCCCCGAGCTTTGGGAGTACGCCCCCACGCTTGAATCGAGCTCCGCAAGGAAATTACGGAACCCGCCGCATGCCTTTACGCTGGCGGCATCGAACTGTATCCCCATGGCGGAAGCTGCCCTGGAAGCCTCCGACGATGGCTTTATCAGTGAGTTCAGGACAGCTGCGAGCTGTGTGCTTACCTCCGAGGTGTTGCCTGTGACACCGGTGGCAGTGGCAAAGACCGCCATGAGCTCATCCATCGAGACACCGAGCTGGGACGCGCTCCCGCTCACACGAGGGAGGGCCTGCCCGAGCTGCTCGAACGAGGTGACACCGTTCTTTGCCGTGGTCTGTATCCTGTCCTGTATGGCTCCGGCTGCCGACCATTCAAGACCGTAGTTCTTTATGAGTGTGGATGTGACCGTGACGGTCTGACCGAGGTCAGCGACACCACCGACAGCAGCCCTGGACGAGTCCTCGAGGAAAGATATCCAGTTGTCCTTGGGCACCCCGTTGGATATGACCTGGTAGAGCCCCTCTGCAATCTCCTCCCTCAGTAGCGGCACATTCCTGCTTAGCTCCACTATCTGATCCGAAAGATGCTTATATCCCTCCTTTGACTCAAGAGCCATAGTGTTGGCCTTGCGCATGGCCGTTTCAAAGCTATTGAATGGTGCCACGAGACCGTTCACCAGGCCATTCAGATCCTGTATGGCGCGTATGGCTGTATCAAAAACAAGAGATTGTTCAGCCATACGGCGTATGCTCTCTCCGGCATGGGTCGCGCTCTCCACGATCCGGCCTATGGCCTCGTCAGCATTGGTGGCCTCAATGGAAAGGGTCTTGAAAACCCCCGAGTCACCTTTGATTTTTATCTCGAATTCTATAGCTTTTGCCATGAACTTTGGTTATATTTGTGGCGGATAAATTATTTCTGAATGAAAAAGCTTCGTAATGCCGTGATAGCAGTGGCGGCCTTCTGTTTCATAGCACCATGTTTCTCAAAGTCCGTAGACTTCCATTTCTATTGCGGTATGATATTGGTAGTCATTTGGGTTATAGTTCTCCTGTTGGCTATGAAGTCAATATCATCAATGCGTTGATCACAGTCCATAGGCGCGCTTTGCCTCCCTATAGCGGGTCATGATCTCTTCACGGGTCTCATCAGTCCCGGACCCGGCTGCAGAATCATCCTTAGGATTGTCCCATGGAAAATTCATGACATCCTTAGGCTTCAGTGTCCTTTTGGAATACGGCTGCAGCAGGCACAGGCACTCCATGCGTGTACGCTCCCATCTGCCTCTCTCAAGTCGCTCCTCCCTATGGCTCCAAGCCTCATATATACCGGAGAATTCAGACGGGGTGCACTCCTCAAAGTCGTTACGGCTCATTCCGATGCACCCCATGGCTATTGAGAGTAGCTGTCCTATATCGCAGGTGTCCCCACCGTTTTTTTTTCTTCTGTTGGGACGGCATTATGCATCCCCTCATAGAAGCCGGTGAGGTCCGCCGGCTCGAGACGGTCGCCGAACTCCTCGAAATCCATAGTGAATTCCACCCCGTCAGCGCGGCATGCCGAGACCACGCAGCACCACAGAAACAGCACCATCCCCTCTATGTCGGAGGTGTCCAGTGAGCTTATGTCACGTCCGGTCTGTCTCTTGTAACGCACCATGGCCCCCATGGTCACACGGCAGGGAAGGGATCTTTCACCTATTTTGATTGTGGCAGGCTGCCCTGCCGTCTTTGTGCACTTCTTCATTTTCATGGCTCTCACTGTCCTGCGGTTTCTGTCGTGGTGTTCAGACCGGTCCCGACCTTTCTCACCGGCCCGCTGTTCTCAAGTTTGACACTGTATTTCGAGTCATCGCCTGCCTGTCCGTCAAGTTCAAGCGAGGTTATGATATACCGGCCCTTGTAGCCGCCATCGGTCTTTCCTGTGCGCTTGTCACCATCCCTGATGGCATACGCCGCCTCTATCGGTTCCCCCTTGAGCTGCATGTCCTTGAGCTCATCGTATGTTGGGGTGTCGGTATCCCCGTCGGTGAGCACCATGCCTTCCGCGGAGATCTCCTCCGAGAAGCTCTTCACATATTTCTCTTTCCATTTCCCGCTTGAGGCCTCTTTTGTGACCCTCTCGCCTGTCTCCACCGAGGTGCTCACCTTGCATCCGGTTGAGAACCCAAGGGCCTTTGTGCCCACTGACAGTATGAGGTCCGTGCCGTCAAGCACACTGTGATTGGTTTCGTTGGTATTATCCATTTCTATCTCTATTTGGGTTTATAAATTATTACAATCATCATCAATGCCCCGCTCAGGACACCTGATATGAATACCGCAAGGTATCTACATAGTGACGGGGATCGTTTGAGCATCTCCTCTTCGGAATGCGAGGCATAGGACTCGAGGGCGTCACGTGCCGTGTGGTAGAGAGCCTCGTAACGCTCCACTTCCCGCTGGAGGCTGTCGCAGGTGCCGGTGATATAGATCACACCCTCTTTCTGCTTCGCCTCAATGTGCGCACGGTCTTTGCTCTCACGGTAGACCGCTCCCTCTGGTAGCTTAAGGAGGCTGTCCACTGATACTGCCAGGTTCACCCGGCTCTCCGGGATCGTCTCGGCTGTGGTACACTTTATCTCGACCGAGGTCGTGTCGCTCTTCCCGGAGATCGAAGAGGTCTGTGTCTGTTGTGTCTGCGTCTCTTTTGTTGCTGCGCAGCTTGCGCATGACAACGCAATCGTCAGCATGAGGGCAATTATTAGCAGACTCGACAGCCCGGGACAGGCGGGAGAGTGCCCTCTTGGTAGAGGCCAGTTCTTTTTGGATCCCAGCCATGAGTCCCTCGGTAGCCGATAATTTCTCTCTGGTTGCATTGAGTTCTTCTTTTAGGGGTTTCACGATGTTCTCCACCAGAATCCGTGTCGCGTTCTCGGTATTGGTGATACGCACGGCCTCAGCTTCGGCGTTTGCCTTGCGCACGGTAGCTTTCATAGTTGCCACAGCCACCACGAGGGCGACAAGTCCGCCACCGAGAAGTATGTTGAGGATTTCACTGAAGCTCATCGCTATGATTCGTTAATTTGGTTGACTACTGGTTTATGCCTATCGATCTGAGCCATTCCTGCACGTTGAAGCTCGGGCATGCTTTGGCGGCCACCTCGTTGTGGCCTATGATCCTAACGCCTGAGAACCGGCGGTGGAAGTCCTTCACATAAGCCTCCATAGCCTTGAGCTGTGCAGGGGTTCGGGTGTCCTTGGGATTCATGGATCTGTCACATCCGCCGGCATAGGTTATATGACGGCTTACCGAATTATAGCCCTTGGCCCCATTGGTGATCTCCCATGGGTCCACGTTCGCGTCCTCGTTGTTGTCGACCAGACGCTCAACCGTGCCGTCAAGGTGGATGATGTCAGTATAGCCTACCTGTTTCCATCCTCTGCCGCCCTGCGACACCGGGCTCAGGTGCATGCGACGTATGTCATCGCCTGTCACCTCGCGACCCTCGGGTGTCGCTGTACAATGGAGCACGAGATATCTAAGCCTGCTCGCCATCGCCCTCCGGAAATTCATCATCCGACAAGTCCGTCACATCCTCCGGTACCGGCACTACTTTTTCCGAAGTGCCCTCCGGCACGCCGGCCGGATTTTTGAATGCCGGGTCCTCGCGGCCGTCAAGCACCACAATCTCCTCGCCGAAACCGATATTGGTGTCGGCCTTCATCAATAACTTGAAGAAGTAGAGCTCGCTCGCATTTGACAATTTGTCAATCTGGATCACACTCTCGTCATCCTGAAGGTTCACAGCGGCAAAAAGGTTGCCGTCCACATCGGGTGAGCAAAGTGTGGCCATGAGCACATCGGAAGGCCAAGAGGCGACAGTCTCTATCTTTACACCCTTGAACGACTTTCCGTTTATTTTCGTCTCGTCGGAGTTCTTGTGTTCACGCTCTGTGAGCTCCTTATCGTATTTCTGAAAATCCTTCTTCGACATCAGGATGCGGAGATTGGGATGCTCCAGTATAGCCTCGGGCATAGAGCCCAGCACGGCATAGAGACGGTCTATCATGCTCTTTGACTCGCACTCGACGATGATGCAGTCCTTATCCTTGGCTGCTTGGGTGATAATGCCGTCCATGAGGTTGTCATCCCCCTCCTCGGCATAGGTGCCGTTTATATAGTGCCAGCCAAGTTCGAACCGGAGCTGCTTTGACATTACATCAAGCAGCTTGTTCTGCACTTCAGGAGGAAGCTCGGAAAAAACGAGGTTCCCTTTAGGCTGGAAGGGACGCCAGATATTTTCAAATGTCCTCGGATTGAACACAGTAAAGGCCATGAAATCCCTGGGGGTGAGCTTCTTTTCAGAGTACTCGAAATCTCCCTTGGCATCCGCTTTCTGCGGATCCTCCTTACGCTTCTGGAGCATCTTGCCGGATTTGAGACGAGGTACGCTGATTGCCTTTTCCACCCCCAGGATTACCATGATCAGTCCCTTGGAGACAAGCTCATTGCCGGTGGTGGCGACG
The nucleotide sequence above comes from Duncaniella freteri. Encoded proteins:
- the pilV gene encoding shufflon system plasmid conjugative transfer pilus tip adhesin PilV, with protein sequence MAKRYTSNTVKRDARPRSGRLRGIAGPVRTAQSSGVASADSHTHANKADLDAFSTDSEGYGLISRQVTVPGETEGEWNESTVIRRINAGYADSAYDLSPDSPLLAGLRSLIVPVDSSGNELDYTQSGRAVALKAKLGLFSDGDIVALGPDGSGGSGGGGTSYDRLDAWADYSASKSGYVLSAMLGYDLHTRVNDVASGVSSLAARVAILEEGGGSFDESVLSDYLKKSDAQRLYQPKGDYLTEHQSLAGYVTLGTPQTITGIKTFSGEHRFAAHGVAYSDPWPSVACAVKVAGKVGVTDSVRAMSFIKSGGTALQLLMADGSVRSLKTRTSVGPSDWTDQVSADALVPTMSVLAFWNGRYNASSSNLQYCDRGRFGDIVTQSLSSLDSRYVNASGDTMTGTLFLGGRTGQVGSDSAKAWLQWQGSVLSVNAQGAWFGGTGKVWHSDNDGSGSGLDADMLDGVHKNGFSSRKYLGFSSDSKVCYIILTHAYNGSVIGGSSFHGMVAINRGSSNSWNGKTAVYIALGGQYNSNVSSYFKLGSSVNVSGIYRVIYNGTAYLALRMEAVSSQEVVIHGEISDYSVPCIVQESQVSSPTLINNAPGLDANAVSATRLASSRSIWGQGFDGTGNVSGNMTGVGNINTAASPAGTIYVNNWLRTVGNCGWYSETYGGGWFMSDSTWIRNHNNKSLYMSTAVIRTDGQIQVGGNGDKFLVTSAGAVTAASSIVSKADVIGLSTSDERLKHNICPVRDAVVRLRELGGFFSFDYNPDASEKDKVGRIGLIYQRVHGPLAGRMRHLRDDGHGALNYIHPDYINLIGAGVLEVAHEVEDLRAELSSLKKRVHRLENTSYMDPTYY
- a CDS encoding phage tail tape measure protein; the encoded protein is MAKAIEFEIKIKGDSGVFKTLSIEATNADEAIGRIVESATHAGESIRRMAEQSLVFDTAIRAIQDLNGLVNGLVAPFNSFETAMRKANTMALESKEGYKHLSDQIVELSRNVPLLREEIAEGLYQVISNGVPKDNWISFLEDSSRAAVGGVADLGQTVTVTSTLIKNYGLEWSAAGAIQDRIQTTAKNGVTSFEQLGQALPRVSGSASQLGVSMDELMAVFATATGVTGNTSEVSTQLAAVLNSLIKPSSEASRAASAMGIQFDAASVKACGGFRNFLAELDSSVGAYSQSSGQLSETIYGQLFGSAEALRLLGSLTGEQKDRFSENIGAMSESAGAIEQAFGQMASTGDSLSVILSNQTNACLDWIGALISSKAPMIELLANLGTSLLSMNQVWNMLKSLRASVLMHTAAINATAVAQKAAAIAAGIWSGAQAALNAVLSLNPVGLVVIAIGALVAAVMYAYNNCEGFRQICDELWSSVKELSTAVWAFLVKAFERASKVIRTAWEWVRDFFGITDSSSADKAASSIDRQSDATGSLATANERLAASGLKVRESVSWQKMSYEQLGAAIEAQKAKVAQLAGTNAGNADAEGKKLRQMEARYKALGSRFGLSDKSGANEFDGKRLISNASSYKELGNNIAYYQAALDKTASSETGEIARLSAVIAELQRKQESIRLLQEAYSQPEELNTLSDIERALQYQRSLRSAATAEQLGGIDSEIARLEDLRLAMEENAHIPVATDQIRSYRQLEEEISFYEGKLKSCNVETRAQVQAQLNELRKLKQGWDDSLNDLDAPADISRLNTIRELSDAESYYRERMKRASDDEIIELARQCDAIERKRKAKEAISGIPEVDRLDGLSEGQLRVELKAIGIDGIKEKIRELQALLDDTENPLSTGTGAAAKNALESWKDYLRQAEAMRDASKQAEIYGQTMARIGRTMGALKGVVGDSAASWLDYGANLMNTVATAVPELMKLFAVNQAYSFSEAIKGAAGIPFPASIAAIAANVAAVTVAFAQIPKFANGGIAYGPTLGLFGEYAGASTNPEVVAPLNTLKKLIGPEESGGSVSQRVEWVIDGFKLRAMINKIDRLSSRR
- a CDS encoding phage tail tube protein, with amino-acid sequence MDNTNETNHSVLDGTDLILSVGTKALGFSTGCKVSTSVETGERVTKEASSGKWKEKYVKSFSEEISAEGMVLTDGDTDTPTYDELKDMQLKGEPIEAAYAIRDGDKRTGKTDGGYKGRYIITSLELDGQAGDDSKYSVKLENSGPVRKVGTGLNTTTETAGQ
- a CDS encoding N-acetylmuramoyl-L-alanine amidase; translation: MASRLRYLVLHCTATPEGREVTGDDIRRMHLSPVSQGGRGWKQVGYTDIIHLDGTVERLVDNNEDANVDPWEITNGAKGYNSVSRHITYAGGCDRSMNPKDTRTPAQLKAMEAYVKDFHRRFSGVRIIGHNEVAAKACPSFNVQEWLRSIGINQ